In Palaemon carinicauda isolate YSFRI2023 chromosome 18, ASM3689809v2, whole genome shotgun sequence, a genomic segment contains:
- the LOC137657445 gene encoding uncharacterized protein, protein MSTPLQPAPCNLPHHIITPTDAYAHLLTSCPEVFRPELRQTAIAPAKHGIYHHIKTMGPPVFAKFRRRTPERLAAAKQPFAKMDEIGLRHKASSPWSSPLDIVLKKDGSIRLCGDYRPLNMQTEPDHCPQTSPT, encoded by the coding sequence atgtcgacacctcttcaacccgccccctgcaACCTCCCTCACCACATCatcacacccacggatgcctacgcccacctcctcacgtcgtgcccagaagttttccgtccagaacttcgccaaacggccatAGCTCCTGCTAAGCACGGAatatatcatcatatcaagacgatgggacccccagtcttcgcaaaattcagacgccgTACACCAgaacgattagcagccgccaaacagcCGTTTGCCAAAATGGACGAAATTGGCCTTCGCcataaggcctccagcccatggtcgtcacctttagacattgttctgaagaaagacggttccatccgtctgtgtggggattacaggcccctgaacatgcaaacagagccgGATCATTGcccccaaacatcaccgacgtga